One Marinibacterium anthonyi genomic region harbors:
- the oppC_1 gene encoding Stage 0 sporulation protein KC — protein MRIPPAALIGLILTACYFVMAIFAPLIAPYGMAEVVGGVWEPSSDQFLLGTDNIGRDLFTRMIYGGRTTIFIATAATILSFTTGATLGFTAAVLGGWPDQILSRFVDLLMSIPTLIFALVVLSVMPVTVPMLILVMGLLDSTRVYRLSRAVAVDVNVMDYVEAAKLRGEGYRWIIFREILPNALSPLVAEMGMRFIFMVLFVSTLSFLGLGVQPPEADWGGIVKENADGIVYGIGAALYPAVAIATLAISVNLVADWILNRTTSLKGGRG, from the coding sequence ATGAGGATCCCCCCTGCAGCCCTGATCGGGCTCATCCTGACGGCCTGCTATTTCGTGATGGCCATCTTCGCCCCGCTCATCGCCCCCTACGGCATGGCCGAAGTGGTCGGCGGCGTGTGGGAACCGTCTTCGGACCAGTTCCTGCTGGGCACCGACAACATCGGCCGCGACCTGTTCACGCGCATGATCTACGGCGGGCGCACGACGATCTTCATCGCCACGGCCGCCACGATCCTGTCCTTCACCACCGGGGCGACCCTTGGCTTTACCGCCGCTGTCCTGGGCGGCTGGCCCGACCAGATCCTGTCCCGTTTCGTCGACCTGCTGATGTCGATCCCCACGCTGATCTTCGCGCTGGTGGTCCTGTCGGTCATGCCGGTCACGGTGCCGATGCTGATCCTGGTGATGGGTCTTCTGGACAGCACGCGCGTCTATCGCCTGTCCCGCGCCGTCGCCGTGGATGTCAACGTGATGGACTACGTCGAGGCCGCCAAGCTGCGCGGCGAAGGCTACCGCTGGATCATCTTCCGCGAGATCCTGCCCAATGCGCTGTCCCCCCTCGTCGCCGAGATGGGCATGCGCTTCATCTTCATGGTTCTGTTCGTGTCGACCCTGTCGTTCCTGGGCCTGGGCGTGCAACCGCCCGAGGCCGACTGGGGCGGCATCGTGAAGGAAAACGCCGACGGCATCGTCTACGGCATCGGCGCCGCGCTTTACCCGGCCGTGGCCATCGCCACGCTGGCCATCTCGGTCAATCTGGTCGCCGACTGGATCCTGAACCGAACGACCAGCCTGAAAGGAGGCCGCGGATGA
- the ttuD gene encoding Putative hydroxypyruvate reductase: protein MTPDQILRGLWEAGVDAVSGYASVARAVDTMDRPDRVVAVGKAAGAMTRAALDKWPDVPALVVTKDGHADEIPDSATVIEAAHPVPDNRSLIGGRALLDCVSELPSHSHLLLLVSGGASSLAEAPVDGVTLDDLKRLNARLLSRGLDIGAMNTERRKVSRIKGGGLLRAFTGAKATVLTISDVPGDDPAVIGSGIGLPPETPAYDCTLTCTASNAIARAAVEDAAKAAGLTVLGNEENLYDDVDDLARILGPRIASMDKGVLIFGGEPTVHLPANPGVGGRNQALALALSKSIAGRDDITILVGGTDGTDGPTEAAGGIVDGTTWGPGATEALKAADSGTYLADKDALLISGPTGTNVMDVAVAIRV, encoded by the coding sequence ATGACCCCTGACCAGATCCTGCGCGGCCTCTGGGAGGCCGGTGTCGATGCCGTTTCCGGCTATGCCTCTGTCGCCCGCGCCGTCGACACCATGGACCGCCCCGACCGCGTCGTCGCCGTCGGCAAGGCCGCCGGCGCCATGACCCGCGCCGCGCTCGACAAATGGCCCGACGTCCCCGCCCTTGTCGTCACCAAGGACGGCCACGCCGACGAGATCCCCGACAGCGCCACCGTCATCGAAGCCGCCCACCCCGTGCCCGACAACCGGTCGCTGATCGGCGGGCGGGCGTTGCTGGATTGCGTGTCGGAACTGCCCTCTCACAGCCACCTCCTGCTGCTGGTCTCCGGCGGCGCGTCGTCGCTGGCCGAAGCCCCGGTCGACGGCGTCACGCTGGACGATCTCAAGCGTCTCAACGCCCGGCTGCTGTCGCGCGGTCTGGACATCGGCGCGATGAACACCGAACGGCGCAAGGTCTCGCGCATCAAGGGCGGCGGCCTGCTGCGCGCCTTCACCGGCGCGAAGGCCACCGTGCTGACCATCTCGGACGTGCCCGGCGACGACCCGGCGGTCATCGGCTCGGGCATCGGCCTGCCGCCGGAAACGCCCGCTTACGACTGCACGCTCACCTGCACCGCGTCGAACGCCATCGCGCGCGCCGCTGTCGAAGACGCCGCGAAGGCCGCCGGCCTGACGGTGCTTGGTAACGAGGAAAACCTCTACGACGACGTCGACGACCTGGCCCGCATCCTGGGCCCGCGCATCGCGTCGATGGACAAGGGCGTTCTGATCTTCGGCGGCGAACCCACCGTCCACCTGCCCGCCAACCCCGGTGTGGGCGGCCGCAACCAGGCCCTGGCCCTGGCGCTGTCCAAATCCATCGCGGGGCGCGACGACATCACCATCCTCGTCGGCGGCACCGACGGCACCGACGGTCCGACCGAAGCCGCGGGCGGCATCGTCGACGGCACCACCTGGGGCCCCGGCGCGACCGAGGCGCTGAAGGCCGCCGACAGCGGCACGTACCTCGCCGACAAGGACGCGCTGCTGATCAGCGGCCCGACGGGCACCAACGTGATGGACGTGGCGGTGGCGATCCGGGTGTAG
- the dtd gene encoding D-tyrosyl-tRNA(Tyr) deacylase: MRALLQRVTEARVTVNGAVIGETGPGLMILVCAMAGDTEAQADKLAAKIAKLRIFPDEDGRMNLSILDIRGSALIVSQFTLAADTSRGNRPGFSSAAPPQDGERLYDYFCRQVSLQGISVATGRFGADMDVSLINKGPVTIWMDSE, from the coding sequence ATGCGCGCCCTCCTCCAACGCGTCACCGAAGCCCGCGTCACCGTTAACGGTGCCGTCATCGGCGAAACCGGCCCCGGCCTGATGATCCTGGTCTGCGCCATGGCCGGCGACACCGAAGCCCAGGCCGACAAGCTGGCCGCCAAGATCGCCAAGCTGCGCATCTTTCCCGACGAGGACGGGCGCATGAACCTGTCGATCCTCGACATCCGCGGCTCGGCGCTGATCGTGTCACAGTTCACGCTGGCCGCCGACACCTCGCGCGGCAACCGCCCCGGGTTCTCCTCCGCCGCGCCTCCGCAGGACGGCGAACGCCTCTACGATTATTTCTGCCGGCAGGTCTCCCTCCAGGGGATCTCCGTCGCCACGGGCCGCTTCGGCGCGGACATGGATGTCTCGCTGATCAACAAGGGCCCCGTCACCATATGGATGGATAGCGAATGA
- the cocE gene encoding Cocaine esterase, whose protein sequence is MTDRPNTLRDIEEIPDLGITLSDGCRLSARVWRPVDAGDDPVPAILEYLPYRKRDGTTARDALTHPYFAKRGYACIRVDMRGNGDSEGLMEDEYTAQEQADAVEVITWLARQPWCNGSVGMMGISWGGFNGLQLAYEQPDPLKAVITLCSTVDRFADDIHYKGGCLLNENLGWGATMWAYSSRAPDPELRENWRDLWFDRLENEPFLPATWLRHQRRDAYWQHGSVCEDFSKLKAKVLAVGGWGDAYKNAVPQLVENVPGAKGIVGPWVHKYPHFAVPEPRIGFLQEALRWWDRWLKGLDTGVESDPDYRAYLMDGVRPATWYAERPGRWIAEDQGATSHLETETLHLTDAGLASGTAPLDRLIASPQTCGMAAGEYCAIWLGPEMPGDQRVDDALSACFDGAPAEDDIDIVGAPRVTLRLVSATPQAQIAVRLCHVHPDGASTRITYGVLNLSHRDSPATPVPLTPGEETEVTLNLDHIAYRLPKGHRLRVAISSAYWPLIWPSPEPTALTLTGGAIALPLRPTTGGGDEWNFPPPDAETPWQTRELRPDDHVRRIEEDQRTGVVTLVIEDDFGKVEDADHGLINGTVAREWWSIHPDDPLSARGKCHWTEELGRGDWEIRTETYCEMWSDAENFHLTARLEAWEGDRLAYERELSDTIPRDAL, encoded by the coding sequence ATGACAGACCGGCCCAACACCCTCCGCGACATCGAAGAGATCCCCGATCTCGGCATCACCCTCTCCGACGGCTGCCGCCTTTCCGCCCGGGTCTGGCGACCCGTGGACGCCGGCGACGATCCCGTCCCCGCCATCCTCGAATACCTCCCCTACCGCAAGCGCGACGGCACCACCGCCCGCGACGCCCTGACCCATCCTTATTTCGCCAAGCGCGGCTATGCCTGCATCCGCGTCGACATGCGCGGCAACGGCGACAGCGAAGGCCTGATGGAGGACGAATACACCGCCCAGGAACAGGCCGACGCGGTCGAGGTCATCACCTGGCTCGCCCGGCAACCCTGGTGCAACGGATCGGTCGGGATGATGGGCATCTCCTGGGGCGGCTTCAACGGGCTGCAGCTGGCGTATGAACAGCCCGACCCGCTCAAGGCCGTCATCACGCTGTGTTCGACCGTGGACCGCTTTGCCGACGACATCCACTACAAGGGCGGGTGCCTGTTGAACGAGAACCTCGGCTGGGGCGCGACCATGTGGGCCTATTCCTCCCGCGCGCCCGATCCCGAGCTGCGCGAGAACTGGCGCGATCTGTGGTTCGACCGGCTGGAAAACGAACCCTTCCTGCCCGCCACCTGGCTGCGCCACCAACGCCGCGACGCCTACTGGCAGCACGGATCGGTGTGCGAGGATTTCTCGAAGCTCAAGGCCAAGGTGCTGGCCGTGGGCGGCTGGGGCGATGCCTACAAGAATGCCGTGCCGCAGCTGGTCGAAAACGTGCCGGGCGCCAAGGGGATCGTGGGACCATGGGTCCACAAGTACCCGCATTTCGCCGTGCCCGAACCCCGCATCGGTTTCCTGCAGGAAGCCCTGCGCTGGTGGGATCGCTGGCTGAAGGGGCTCGACACCGGGGTGGAAAGTGACCCGGACTACCGCGCCTACCTGATGGACGGCGTTCGCCCCGCCACCTGGTACGCCGAACGCCCGGGGCGCTGGATCGCCGAAGATCAGGGCGCGACATCGCACCTTGAAACCGAAACGCTGCACCTGACCGACGCGGGCCTCGCGTCCGGGACGGCGCCGCTGGACAGGCTGATCGCGTCGCCCCAGACCTGCGGCATGGCGGCAGGCGAATATTGCGCGATCTGGCTGGGTCCTGAAATGCCCGGCGACCAGCGCGTCGACGACGCGCTGTCGGCCTGTTTCGACGGGGCACCGGCCGAGGACGACATCGACATCGTCGGCGCGCCCCGGGTGACGCTGCGGCTGGTGTCGGCCACGCCGCAGGCGCAGATCGCCGTGCGGCTCTGCCATGTTCATCCCGACGGCGCCTCGACCCGCATCACCTATGGCGTGCTGAACCTGTCGCACCGCGACAGCCCGGCCACCCCCGTGCCCCTGACGCCCGGCGAGGAAACCGAGGTGACGCTGAACCTCGACCACATCGCCTATCGCCTGCCGAAGGGCCATCGCCTGCGGGTCGCGATATCTTCCGCGTACTGGCCGCTGATCTGGCCGTCGCCGGAGCCCACGGCGCTGACCCTGACGGGGGGCGCCATTGCGCTGCCCCTGCGTCCGACCACCGGCGGCGGCGACGAATGGAACTTCCCGCCCCCCGATGCCGAAACCCCCTGGCAAACCCGCGAACTGCGCCCCGATGACCATGTCCGGCGCATCGAGGAAGACCAGCGGACCGGCGTCGTGACGCTGGTGATCGAGGACGATTTCGGCAAGGTCGAGGATGCCGATCACGGGTTGATCAACGGCACGGTGGCGCGGGAATGGTGGTCGATCCATCCCGACGATCCGCTGTCGGCGCGCGGCAAGTGCCATTGGACCGAGGAACTGGGCCGCGGCGACTGGGAGATCCGGACCGAGACATATTGCGAGATGTGGTCGGATGCCGAGAACTTCCACCTGACCGCGCGGCTGGAAGCCTGGGAAGGCGATCGGCTGGCCTATGAACGCGAACTGAGCGACACGATCCCACGCGATGCGCTGTGA
- a CDS encoding Leishmanolysin, with product MRPFLSNDFSLRDHFVFDDAGDTATELGETASAAALATAEPAISFDSGASSVTQHGDDGTGFAGRSLQIDIRGGQITLPEATSIALPANPITNEFVFGAALDSFRGDSRISLISDSYVSGDAGGFNIQIDFRGFNWTDDLKQGFIDAAELISDIILGDIADARVRGLGILRSNLVDDVRIDASLSNIDGAGGVLGQAGPTSYRTGSLLPATGVMEFDIADSEDFDAINMFNDIVFHEMLHVLGFGTLWEAMGLVTENGDGTLDFNGTNVATAFAAEFGIGAPSIETEGGSGTAGGHWNEDGDDGYAFENEIMTGYIDVTGNYLSNTTIAALEDMGYDTVFDPSDPLNATSGLDLTIFNDHIA from the coding sequence ATGCGACCTTTTCTTTCCAACGACTTTTCCCTGCGCGACCATTTCGTCTTTGACGACGCGGGCGACACCGCAACCGAACTGGGCGAAACCGCGTCGGCCGCAGCGCTTGCGACGGCCGAACCTGCCATATCGTTCGACAGCGGCGCGTCATCGGTCACGCAGCACGGTGATGACGGCACGGGCTTTGCCGGCCGAAGCCTGCAGATCGATATACGCGGCGGCCAGATCACCCTGCCCGAGGCGACATCGATCGCGCTGCCTGCCAACCCGATCACCAATGAATTCGTCTTCGGCGCGGCGCTGGACAGCTTTCGGGGCGACAGCCGGATTTCCCTGATCTCCGACAGCTACGTGTCGGGCGATGCGGGCGGCTTCAATATCCAGATCGACTTTCGCGGGTTCAACTGGACCGACGACCTGAAACAAGGCTTCATCGACGCGGCCGAGCTGATTTCCGACATCATCCTGGGCGATATCGCCGATGCCCGCGTGCGGGGCCTGGGCATCCTGCGCAGCAACTTGGTGGATGACGTGCGCATCGATGCGTCGCTGTCAAACATCGATGGCGCCGGCGGGGTTCTGGGCCAGGCCGGGCCGACATCCTATCGCACCGGCAGCCTGCTGCCGGCGACCGGCGTGATGGAATTCGACATCGCCGATTCCGAGGATTTCGACGCCATCAACATGTTCAACGACATCGTCTTCCACGAGATGCTGCACGTGCTGGGCTTCGGCACCCTGTGGGAGGCCATGGGGCTGGTGACCGAGAACGGCGACGGCACCCTGGATTTCAACGGCACCAACGTGGCGACCGCCTTTGCCGCGGAATTCGGCATCGGCGCGCCGTCCATCGAAACCGAGGGCGGATCGGGCACTGCCGGCGGTCACTGGAACGAGGATGGCGACGATGGCTACGCCTTCGAAAACGAGATCATGACCGGCTATATCGACGTGACCGGCAACTATCTGTCCAACACCACGATCGCCGCACTGGAAGACATGGGATATGATACGGTCTTCGATCCTTCGGACCCGCTGAACGCGACTTCGGGGCTGGACCTGACGATTTTCAACGATCACATCGCCTGA
- a CDS encoding NADH dehydrogenase-like protein has protein sequence MACVHALKSGDVEITLIDQRNHHLFQPLLYQVATAILPTSDIAWPIRTLLRDRPDVSTLMAEVTGVDKVNRLVRLSDGGTVPYDTLVLATGARHSYFGNDAWEDAAPGLKTLEDATSIRRSVLSAFEEAERSTDPAEQAAFLTFAVVGAGPTGVELVGIIAELAQKSLVREFRRIDTRKARVILVEAGPRVLPAFPESLSSYAEKALRKLGVEVRKGVPVTDCDTAGITIGSERVPARTTIWAAGVKASHAARWLGLDGDRAGRVQVEPDLSVDGHPEIFVLGDTASVRNSDGAPVPGIAPAAKQQGEYVARKIQSRLGHRRDPGRFVYRHRGSLATIGRKAAVADFGFIKLRGALAWWIWGGAHIYFLIGTRHRLAVAMSWLWSHVFSEKSARLITQTKPAAPLHAPVSSK, from the coding sequence ATGGCCTGTGTCCATGCGCTCAAGTCCGGTGATGTGGAAATCACCCTCATCGACCAACGCAACCACCACCTGTTCCAGCCCCTGCTTTACCAGGTGGCAACGGCCATCCTGCCCACCTCGGACATTGCCTGGCCCATCCGCACCCTGCTCAGGGACCGCCCCGACGTGTCCACGCTGATGGCCGAGGTGACCGGCGTCGACAAGGTCAACAGGCTTGTCCGGCTCTCCGACGGCGGCACCGTGCCCTACGACACGCTGGTGCTGGCCACCGGCGCGCGCCACAGCTACTTCGGCAACGATGCCTGGGAAGACGCCGCGCCCGGCCTGAAGACCCTGGAAGACGCCACATCCATCCGCCGCAGCGTGCTGTCGGCCTTCGAAGAGGCCGAGCGCAGCACCGATCCCGCCGAACAGGCCGCGTTCCTGACCTTCGCGGTCGTCGGCGCCGGCCCCACCGGGGTCGAACTGGTCGGCATCATCGCCGAACTGGCCCAGAAATCGCTGGTCAGGGAATTCCGCAGGATCGACACGCGCAAGGCCCGGGTCATCCTGGTCGAAGCCGGTCCGCGCGTCCTGCCCGCCTTCCCCGAAAGCCTGTCCTCCTACGCCGAAAAGGCGCTGCGGAAGCTTGGGGTCGAGGTCCGCAAGGGCGTGCCGGTCACCGATTGCGACACCGCCGGCATTACCATCGGGTCAGAACGGGTGCCCGCGCGCACGACGATCTGGGCGGCGGGCGTCAAGGCGTCCCATGCCGCGCGCTGGCTGGGCCTGGACGGCGACCGCGCCGGGCGGGTGCAGGTCGAACCCGACCTGTCGGTCGACGGCCATCCCGAAATCTTCGTGCTGGGCGATACCGCCTCGGTCAGGAACAGCGACGGCGCGCCGGTCCCCGGCATCGCACCGGCGGCGAAACAACAGGGCGAATACGTGGCCCGCAAGATCCAGTCGCGGCTGGGCCATCGCCGTGACCCGGGCCGGTTCGTCTATCGCCACCGGGGCAGCCTGGCGACCATCGGGCGCAAGGCGGCGGTCGCCGATTTCGGCTTCATCAAGCTGCGCGGCGCCCTGGCCTGGTGGATCTGGGGCGGCGCGCACATCTATTTCCTCATCGGCACGCGCCACCGGCTCGCCGTCGCGATGAGCTGGCTGTGGTCGCATGTCTTCAGCGAAAAAAGCGCGCGCCTGATCACCCAGACCAAGCCGGCCGCCCCCCTTCACGCGCCGGTCTCTTCCAAGTGA
- a CDS encoding ABC-transporter ATP-binding protein produces MNAMLEMKNLRIGATVYPPGEKPHDIEIVKGVSFSLEKGKVLGLIGESGAGKSTIGLASMGYGRGGVEITGGEVWINGRDILKGGLRGLRDLRGAEVTYVAQSAAAAFNPAKKLMEQVTEGALHHGRCSKSEAETRAVALFRKLGLPNPETFGNRYPHQVSGGQLQRAMTAMALCPQPDLVVFDEPTTALDVTTQIEVLAAIKDAIRDTGVAALYITHDLAVVAQVSDNIMVLRYGEKVEYGSADQIINAPQEEYTRALVSVRQIDHPEKAPAEPVLSVGNVTARYSGTKFDVLKDISVDLAPGQTLAVVGESGSGKSTLARVITGLLPPSAGDITFAGRTLAPALAGRSREDLRELQMIYQMADVAMNPRQTVGTIIGRPLEFYFGMRGRKKRERVAELLEQIEMGDGFIDRYPAELSGGQKQRVCIARALAADPKLIICDEVTSALDPLVADGILKLLLNLQKKQNVAYLFITHDLATVRAIADSIAVMYQGNVVRYGPKSQVLAPPFDDYTDLLLSSVPAMKIGWLEEVLAHRKMESAGH; encoded by the coding sequence ATGAACGCGATGCTCGAGATGAAGAACCTCAGGATCGGCGCCACGGTCTATCCCCCGGGCGAGAAGCCGCATGACATCGAGATCGTCAAGGGCGTGTCCTTCTCGCTGGAGAAGGGCAAGGTTCTGGGCCTGATCGGGGAATCCGGCGCCGGCAAGTCGACCATTGGCCTGGCCTCCATGGGCTATGGCCGCGGCGGCGTCGAGATCACCGGCGGAGAGGTCTGGATCAACGGTCGCGACATCCTCAAGGGCGGACTTCGGGGCTTGCGCGATCTGCGCGGTGCCGAGGTGACCTATGTCGCCCAGTCCGCCGCCGCCGCCTTCAACCCGGCCAAGAAGCTGATGGAACAGGTCACCGAAGGCGCCCTGCACCACGGCCGCTGTTCGAAATCCGAGGCCGAGACCCGCGCCGTCGCGCTCTTCCGCAAGCTGGGGCTGCCCAACCCGGAAACCTTCGGCAACCGCTATCCGCACCAGGTCTCGGGCGGGCAGCTGCAACGCGCGATGACGGCCATGGCGCTGTGCCCGCAACCCGACCTCGTGGTGTTCGACGAACCGACGACCGCGCTGGACGTGACCACCCAGATCGAGGTTCTGGCCGCCATAAAGGACGCCATCCGCGACACCGGCGTCGCTGCCCTTTACATCACGCATGACCTGGCGGTCGTGGCCCAGGTCAGCGACAACATCATGGTGCTGCGCTACGGCGAGAAGGTTGAATACGGCAGTGCCGACCAGATCATCAACGCGCCGCAGGAAGAGTACACCCGCGCGCTGGTCTCGGTCCGCCAGATCGACCACCCGGAAAAGGCCCCGGCCGAACCGGTGCTGAGCGTCGGCAACGTGACCGCGCGGTATTCGGGCACAAAGTTCGACGTGCTCAAGGACATCTCGGTCGACCTGGCGCCTGGCCAGACCCTGGCCGTGGTGGGCGAAAGCGGTTCGGGCAAATCCACCCTCGCCCGGGTGATCACCGGCTTGCTGCCGCCGTCCGCCGGCGACATCACCTTTGCCGGCCGCACCCTCGCGCCCGCCCTTGCGGGACGGTCTCGGGAAGACCTGCGCGAACTGCAGATGATCTACCAGATGGCCGACGTCGCGATGAACCCGCGCCAGACCGTCGGCACGATCATCGGCCGCCCACTGGAATTCTACTTCGGCATGAGGGGCCGCAAGAAGCGCGAGCGCGTGGCCGAATTGCTGGAACAGATCGAGATGGGCGACGGCTTCATCGACCGCTATCCGGCCGAACTCTCGGGCGGGCAAAAGCAGCGGGTCTGCATCGCACGCGCGCTTGCCGCCGACCCCAAACTGATCATCTGTGACGAGGTCACCTCGGCCCTGGACCCGCTTGTGGCGGACGGGATCCTGAAGCTGCTGCTGAACCTGCAGAAGAAGCAGAACGTGGCCTACCTGTTCATCACCCATGACCTCGCCACCGTTCGCGCCATCGCCGACAGCATCGCGGTCATGTACCAGGGCAACGTCGTCCGCTACGGCCCCAAGAGCCAGGTCCTGGCACCGCCGTTCGACGATTACACCGATCTGTTGCTCAGCTCGGTGCCGGCGATGAAGATTGGTTGGCTGGAAGAAGTCCTGGCCCATCGCAAGATGGAAAGCGCCGGTCACTAG
- the hbpA_4 gene encoding Hemin-binding lipoprotein, with protein MKDQLSYYAGRVTAGLMSRREFIGRAAALGVTAAVANTLLAHTVQAQGAKKGGTLRMGLQGGATTDSLDPALAANQVSLMTNRIWGETLVDQADDGSVEGKIAESFESSADAQTWTFKLRSGVTFSNGKDVTADDVVASLMRHAGEDSKSGALGIMRTIKEVKADGDTVVIGLDSPSADLPYLMADYHLIIQPGGGVDDPAAGIGTGPYILKEVDMGVRFIAEKNPNYWGDLGNAETLELIVINDNTARVAALQSGQVDLIDRVPPRTAGLVARAPGINVHQTSGPGHYVFIMHCNTAPFDNNDVRMALKYGINREEMVEKILFGYGSVGNDTPINSSYPLYTELEQRAYDPEKAKWHLDKAGYDGQILLRTSENSFPGAPDAAALFQQSMATAGINLDIKREPNDGYWSEVWNAKPFCTSYWGGRPTQDQMYTTAYLSTADWNDTRFDNPQFDDMLIKARGELDQAKRKQMYADMGTIVRDEGGLICPMFNDFLDASSDRVAGWKEGVAGYALMNSYAPMKMWVVD; from the coding sequence ATGAAAGATCAACTGTCTTACTACGCCGGTCGCGTCACCGCCGGCCTGATGAGCCGCCGCGAGTTCATCGGCCGTGCCGCCGCGCTTGGCGTGACCGCCGCCGTCGCCAACACCCTGCTTGCCCACACCGTTCAGGCCCAGGGGGCCAAGAAGGGCGGCACGCTGCGCATGGGTCTGCAAGGGGGCGCCACCACCGACAGCCTCGACCCGGCGCTCGCCGCCAACCAGGTGTCGCTGATGACCAACCGCATCTGGGGCGAGACCCTGGTCGACCAGGCCGACGACGGTTCGGTCGAGGGCAAGATCGCCGAGAGTTTCGAAAGCTCGGCCGACGCCCAGACCTGGACGTTCAAGCTGCGCTCGGGCGTGACCTTTTCGAACGGCAAGGATGTCACAGCCGACGACGTGGTCGCATCGCTGATGCGCCATGCCGGCGAGGATTCCAAGTCGGGCGCGTTGGGGATCATGCGCACCATCAAGGAGGTCAAGGCCGACGGCGACACCGTGGTCATCGGGCTCGACAGCCCCTCGGCCGACCTGCCCTACCTGATGGCCGACTATCACCTGATCATCCAGCCCGGCGGCGGCGTCGACGATCCGGCCGCCGGCATCGGCACCGGCCCCTACATCCTGAAGGAAGTGGACATGGGTGTCCGCTTTATCGCCGAGAAGAACCCCAACTACTGGGGCGACCTGGGCAATGCCGAGACGCTGGAGCTGATCGTCATCAACGACAACACGGCCCGCGTCGCCGCGCTGCAATCCGGCCAGGTCGACCTGATCGACCGGGTCCCGCCGCGCACCGCCGGCCTTGTCGCCCGCGCGCCGGGGATCAACGTGCACCAGACGTCCGGTCCGGGTCACTACGTGTTCATCATGCATTGCAACACCGCGCCGTTCGACAACAACGACGTGCGCATGGCGCTGAAATACGGCATCAACCGCGAAGAGATGGTCGAGAAGATCCTCTTCGGCTACGGCTCGGTCGGCAACGACACCCCGATCAACTCGTCCTACCCCCTGTACACCGAGCTGGAACAGCGGGCCTATGATCCGGAAAAGGCCAAGTGGCACCTGGACAAGGCCGGTTATGACGGCCAGATCCTGCTGCGCACCTCCGAGAACTCCTTTCCCGGAGCCCCGGACGCCGCGGCGCTGTTCCAGCAGTCGATGGCCACGGCCGGGATCAACCTGGACATCAAGCGCGAACCCAACGACGGCTACTGGTCGGAAGTGTGGAACGCCAAGCCGTTCTGCACCAGCTACTGGGGCGGCCGTCCGACGCAGGACCAGATGTACACCACCGCCTACCTGTCGACGGCGGACTGGAACGACACGCGTTTTGACAACCCCCAGTTCGACGACATGCTGATCAAGGCGCGCGGCGAGCTGGACCAGGCCAAGCGCAAGCAGATGTATGCCGACATGGGCACGATCGTGCGCGACGAAGGCGGTCTGATCTGCCCGATGTTCAACGACTTCCTCGATGCCAGCTCGGACCGCGTCGCCGGCTGGAAGGAAGGCGTGGCGGGCTATGCCCTGATGAACAGCTACGCGCCCATGAAGATGTGGGTCGTCGACTGA
- a CDS encoding ABC-transporter permease protein, producing MSSILTLLAQRIALGLMLLFLVSVLIFVGTIILPGDVAQSILGQSATPEALANLRRDLGLNEPALTRYISWATGVLHGDLGTALTSGQDIAESLASRFRNTLFLAFWAAIIAVPLAVFLGLLSVRYRDRWPDKLISAVTLASISLPEFLIGYLLMFFLGVKLRWFPSTAIGYRPDADVLTRLEAIALPVTVLTLVVLAHMMRMTRAAILNVMQSAYIETAELKGLNTFKVIWKHAFPNSIAPIVNVVMLNLAYLVVGVVVVEVVFVYPGMGQYLVDHVSKRDVPVVQACGLIFAAVYIGLNMVADIVSILANPRLRHPK from the coding sequence ATGTCCTCCATTCTGACACTCCTGGCCCAGCGCATTGCGCTGGGTCTGATGCTGTTGTTCCTCGTCTCGGTGCTGATCTTCGTCGGTACGATCATCCTGCCCGGAGACGTGGCCCAGTCCATCCTCGGCCAATCGGCCACCCCGGAAGCGCTGGCCAACCTGCGCCGCGATCTCGGCCTCAACGAACCCGCGCTGACGCGCTACATCAGTTGGGCCACGGGGGTGTTGCACGGGGATCTGGGCACTGCACTGACCTCTGGTCAGGACATTGCCGAGAGCCTCGCATCCCGCTTCCGCAATACGCTTTTCCTCGCCTTCTGGGCGGCGATCATCGCCGTGCCGCTGGCGGTCTTCCTGGGTCTTCTGTCGGTGCGCTACCGCGACCGCTGGCCCGACAAGCTGATCTCGGCCGTCACGCTGGCGTCGATTTCGCTGCCGGAATTCCTGATCGGCTATCTGCTGATGTTCTTCCTGGGCGTGAAACTGCGCTGGTTCCCGTCGACCGCCATCGGCTACCGGCCGGATGCGGACGTGCTGACCCGGCTCGAGGCGATCGCCCTGCCGGTGACCGTGCTGACGCTGGTGGTGCTGGCGCACATGATGCGCATGACCCGGGCCGCGATCCTGAACGTGATGCAGTCGGCCTATATCGAGACGGCGGAGCTGAAGGGGCTGAACACCTTCAAGGTGATCTGGAAACATGCCTTCCCGAACTCCATCGCGCCGATCGTGAACGTGGTGATGCTGAACCTCGCCTACCTGGTGGTGGGCGTCGTGGTGGTCGAAGTGGTCTTCGTCTATCCCGGCATGGGTCAGTACCTGGTCGATCACGTGTCCAAACGCGACGTGCCGGTGGTGCAGGCCTGCGGTCTGATCTTCGCGGCGGTCTATATCGGGCTGAACATGGTGGCCGATATCGTGTCGATCCTGGCGAACCCGCGCCTGAGGCATCCGAAATGA